From a single Sander vitreus isolate 19-12246 chromosome 2, sanVit1, whole genome shotgun sequence genomic region:
- the polg2 gene encoding LOW QUALITY PROTEIN: DNA polymerase subunit gamma-2 (The sequence of the model RefSeq protein was modified relative to this genomic sequence to represent the inferred CDS: inserted 2 bases in 1 codon) has translation MRIHYLXQSLDLLLIMLSYRVINVLSRRLCVLKTQCRIILALQHTKRHYSTSSSEDLDKVRTLLQLCVDRYFVLPGQTNTELFQLGISCSYGPLGMELRRNLLDQWWHSVTRSTAQVFGINTLSSSMDTATGGRGQLRIIETENVKRLLEQQELSKEQLIQNIQSLIQRSTSLRKNFLQGALEQFVPSFELVNRKLPFGLAETGLCFQPSDGSGCPAEVTQTSLVWFCSPRTSSQWLDHWTRHRLKWWRKFALSPSDFSSSEVPEEEREEAASRGVRIIYSFPWGQEPLETLWSRGNTELLQTHRGVRSKLQCRDGRKSVPHVVSVTGNMDRGVLAFLSNSLQHLKKEDRKQKLLQRKVLKLHPVLAPVKVALDIGRGATVELRQVCEGLLQEFKEANISAWPGYLETLPMSMEQLNAKYDEMGVLFTVVISENTLESGLLQVRSRDTTIKETKHISEIKNFLSRYISAADNS, from the exons ATGAGGATTCATTACTT ACAATCTTTGGATTTGCTTCTCATCATGTTATCTTACCGTGTCATAAACGTCCTATCAAGGCGTCTATGCGTATTAAAAACACAGTGCAGAATTATACTTGCTCTGCAACACACCAAGAGACACTACAGTACATCATCGAGTGAGGATTTGGATAAGGTCAGGACTTTGCTGCAGCTTTGTGTGGACAGATACTTTGTTTTACCTGGCCAGACTAACACAGAGCTGTTTCAGCTTGGGATAAGCTGCAGTTATGGACCTCTGGGCATGGAGCTGAGGAGAAACCTGCTGGATCAGTGGTGGCACTCTGTGACCAGGTCCACAGCTCAGGTGTTTGGGATAAACACTCTGAGCAGCAGCATGGACACAGCAACAGGTGGACGGGGGCAACTGAGGATTATTGAGACTGAAAATGTAAAACGCCTACTTGAACAGCAAGAACTGAGCAAGGAGCAGCTCATCCAGAACATACAGTCGCTCATTCAGAGGTCCACATCTCTGAGGAAAAACTTTCTTCAAG GTGCCTTGGAGCAATTTGTCCCCTCGTTTGAGCTGGTGAACAGGAAGCTGCCCTTCGGCCTGGCTGAGACTGGTCTGTGTTTCCAGCCCTCAGATGGCTCTGGTTG CCCAGCTGAGGTGACCCAGACGTCTCTAGTGTGGTTCTGCTCTCCTCGTACCTCTTCCCAGTGGCTGGATCACTGGACGCGACATAGACTGAAGTGGTGGAGGAAA TTTGCCCTGTCTCCATCAGACTTCAGCAGTAGTGAAGTCCCAGAGGAGGAACGCGAGGAGGCGGCGTCTCGTGGTGTGAGGATCATCTACAGCTTCCCATGGGGACAGGAGCCCCTGGAGACGCTGTGGAGCAGAGGAAACACCGAgctgctgcagacacacagaggtgTCCGTTCCAAACTACAA TGTCGAGATGGCCGTAAGTCAGTTCCTCACGTCGTCTCAGTAACCGGGAACATGGACCGCGGCGTGTTGGCCTTTCTATCCAACTCACTCCAGCATCTCAAGAAAGAAGACCGCAAGCAGAAGCTGCTGCAGAGAAAG GTTCTGAAGTTGCACCCAGTGTTGGCTCCAGTGAAAGTGGCTTTAGACATTGGCAGAGGAGCCACTGTGGAGCTGAGGCAG gtttGTGAAGGGTTGCTGCAGGAGTTTAAGGAGGCTAACATCTCTGCGTGGCCTGGGTATCTTGAAACACTGCCAATGTCAATGGAGCAGCTGAATGCAAA GTACGATGAGATGGGAGTACTTTTCACTGTGGTGATCAGTGAGAACACGCTGGAGAGTGGCCTCCTTCAAGTCCGCAGCAGAGACACCACCATCAAAGAGACCAAGCACATCTCTGAGATCAAGAACTTTCTCTCCAGATACATTTCTGCTGCCGACAACAGCTGA